Part of the Zingiber officinale cultivar Zhangliang chromosome 6A, Zo_v1.1, whole genome shotgun sequence genome, AACGAGCCAACAATAATCATAACAACATCAGCATTAATGAATGTTCTTATTCCATGTCTATTCATCTCTAATAAAGTAATCATTTACCCTGAAGTCTGAGGGTAAAAATCTGAAGTGATAAAAGCACTTGCTTTAACTTTTCTTTGGTCTCAAAGTCAATTAGGTTTCCATTGATATCGAACTTTTGAGGTGGCTCGAATGCACGCACAAATAGTTCTGGTTTGTTGATGAAGTGAAGATCTAGATAAACTCCAACTTGCCTCAAATGGTATTGAGATCTTCCACCGCCGAAACTACCGCCCGTGCTTACGATAGCGGCGGGTTTGTTTGCCCAAGCATTTGGAGGTCTTGAGGCCCAGTCGATAGCATTCTTCAATGGACCTAAATATAAAAGGAGTGAAAAATGGGATGCTAATTTTTTAAGATATGCAATGCTATTTCATATGGTATCATTTTAAAGAGTACAAATGATTACAACTCTTCATAAAAGTGAATGTTATAGTTTAAtactcaagaattgaagaagaaaccAGATAGAAAGAAGGGAGTAAATGTACAAAACATAATACATTGTGTTCAATATCTCAACCAATGGCAGAACAAAGGCAGTTACTTGCATTCATGATAAGAACTAAATATATAGTCCCTCCTGAATTGGTACCATTAAaaagagaatgaaaaaaaaaacttattgaacTTTGAACTTGATTGTATTTTGTTAATGAGGTTCAAGGTAGTATCCTGTTTTTGTAGAAAGGTTTTATAGCAGAAAGCTAATGCGAATGTTTGAGCAAAGGTTATAAATTACTAAGCAATTGTTTGAGAAGAGTTTTGTAAAACTATAAATTGCAAAAAATTCTAATCAGAATTCACTCTTCCACAGCACTGAGAATGAGGTGCCAAAATCTGTAAAAGGATGAAGCCAACTATTGTTTCTATCAGTTTTTGTAAAACACAATCTTATGCATT contains:
- the LOC121998145 gene encoding NADPH:quinone oxidoreductase-like, which codes for MEAVAANPAITVVALCGSLRKGSFNRGLIRSAIQICNASIPGMKIEYVDIAPLPFVNTDLEVNGSFPEPVEAFRRKILGADAFLFASPEYNYSMTGPLKNAIDWASRPPNAWANKPAAIVSTGGSFGGGRSQYHLRQVGVYLDLHFINKPELFVRAFEPPQKFDINGNLIDFETKEKLKQVLLSLQIFTLRLQGK